The Balaenoptera musculus isolate JJ_BM4_2016_0621 chromosome 6, mBalMus1.pri.v3, whole genome shotgun sequence nucleotide sequence TTTATAGGAATGAAAAGGAGGATTTGATCTGCTCTTTAAAGAATGTGTAGAAATAGGCAAGGAGACAGCGAGGAGGGAATTCAAGGGACGGAAGATGACATGTGTGAAGGTGTGGAGTTAGGAATATTTACTAGTCTTTGGGGGCACAGGAAGGGGCCCTCTGCCCAGGTTGCTGAGACTGGAGCAGGCGGCAAACTGATAGCCATGAGCCAAGAGCACCAAACGTTGGGTGCTGGGCTTTGGCTCGTTTGCTGATGTGCCATAAAGGTTCCCATTAACGTAGGTTAATCCAAGCCACCTGAACAAAGGGGCCCATGCCTCTAAAAGTTAAAAAGGGCACAATTAAGAATTGGCAATATGCGATAATAATCACCTCTCCCAGGGTTGGAAAGGTCATCCATATTCAACCTTGGAGAGCCTGGGTATCTTCCGCAGCATCCACGCCAAATCGTCACCCCCACctgccccttttcttcttttgtcacgCTAAACAACCCCACTTCTGCTCCTCACGCAGCCGGGTTTCAAGGCTCTTCATCACCCTGTTCATCCTCCTCTAAATGTGGTCCAGTCTAGATATTTTAGCTCTTACACAGCAGGCCCAATCCTGCAGATGAGGTCGGCCGGCTAAGAGGAGAGTTGTGCTATCACCTTCTTCACTCCAAATATTATCTCGTTAATGAAACCTAGGGTCTCAGCACCCCCCTTTTTAAAGAATCTATATTCAACTCTCTATTagcaaatatatgttttattcacACATGTACTCAATCCTACACTGTGCCTGATTCTGAACAATTAGGAAGAGTTGGTTATAAAAGAAGTAATAGGGGTATTAGGATAAAACCACCTCTTAACTGGAGGCTTCAAAACAACCAGGGAGAGAAACGCTGAAGGAAGGTGTTCTTATCCTGCCCTTTCTTCTGCCATGTTTTCTTCCCTTGTCAAAGGAAGATTCAAAGCACCTGGAAATGAGGCAATGCATTTCCTAAGATCTGGGTGGAGAAGATTAACATCTCAAGTTCCTGGCAGGACATGTGCTACCCAGCAGGCCTCTGACAAGGTATTGGCCCTCagggccctttctctttctcgtCTCAGGAACTCCAACATGACCAGAAAGATCTTCACAAACACCAGGGAGCGGTGGAGGCAGCAGAACGTCAACAGTGCCTTTGCCAAGCTGAGGAAGCTCATCCCCACTCACCCTCCCGACAAGAAGCTGAGCAAAAACGAAACGCTCCGCCTGGCGATGAGGTACATCAACTTCCTGGTGAAGGTCTTGGGGGAGCAAAGCCTACAGCAAACGGGAGTGGCTGCTCCAGGAAATATCCTGGGCCTCTTCCCCCAAGGACCCCACCTGCCGGACAGGACTC carries:
- the TAL2 gene encoding T-cell acute lymphocytic leukemia protein 2 isoform X1, which encodes MFGNRLWQASKALSLSRLRNSNMTRKIFTNTRERWRQQNVNSAFAKLRKLIPTHPPDKKLSKNETLRLAMRYINFLVKVLGEQSLQQTGVAAPGNILGLFPQGPHLPDRTLLGDYQVPSSGPSHHIP
- the TAL2 gene encoding T-cell acute lymphocytic leukemia protein 2 isoform X2, which encodes MTRKIFTNTRERWRQQNVNSAFAKLRKLIPTHPPDKKLSKNETLRLAMRYINFLVKVLGEQSLQQTGVAAPGNILGLFPQGPHLPDRTLLGDYQVPSSGPSHHIP